In Poecilia reticulata strain Guanapo unplaced genomic scaffold, Guppy_female_1.0+MT scaffold_131, whole genome shotgun sequence, one genomic interval encodes:
- the LOC103459928 gene encoding olfactory receptor 4K2-like has product MSFVSLPRSNISIEFDDVGLLERMTTFTLSTIPSCVFLFINGTILFTLRSKSVFRDTCRYILLFNLLIADTAQLAVCQVLFLLSVCRITLTYPVCGMLTVFANITNVISPLTLMVMSLERCVAVCLPLRHAMIVTIRNTRLAIIAVWTLSSLHNIFRVILLLDFPFEDLDSLQMRDLCSEITMLLGSRSKMYDNAFTGFLFVSAAIVIISSYVGVIMAARSASTGKASALKARNTLVLHLVQLCLSLSSTIYNPMLIALIKIVQTVVFLRLHKFLYVLIILFPKCLSSLIYGLRDHTIRPILLSHLGCHLKHKKEGNGMKIFEPISFFTEQ; this is encoded by the exons aTGTCTTTTGTCTCTCTGCCTCGGTCTAACATTTCTATTGAGTTTGACGATGTTGGGTTATTGGAAAGAATGACCACTTTCACTCTGTCCACAATCCCATCCTGTGTGTTTCTCTTCATTAATGGAACCATTTTGTTCACTTTRAGGAGTAAATCTGTTTTTCGTGACACCTGTCGGTATATTCTCCTGTTTAACCTCCTAATAGCAGATACTGCACAGTTAGCAGTATGTCAAGTTCTGTTTCTACTTTCTGTTTGTAGAATTACACTAACATATCCGGTTTGTGGCATGCTAACTGTTTTTGCAAATATCACAAATGTAATCTCTCCTCTAACGCTGATGGTGATGTCTCTAGAGCGGTGTGTAGCTGTCTGCCTCCCTTTGAGACATGCTATGATCGTCACCATCAGAAACACRAGACTRGCAATTATTGCAGTTTGGACTTTGAGTTCTTTACATAATATTTTTCGTGTCATTTTGCTGTTAGATTTTCCTTTTGAAGACCTAGATAGTCTACAAATGAGAGATTTGTGTTCTGAAATCACAATGCTACTTGGATCCAGGTCTAAAATGTATGATAATGCTTtcactggttttctttttgtttcagcagccattgtaatCATTTCTTCCTATGTTGGTGTAATAATGGCAGCCAGGTCAGCWTCTACAGGAAAAGCTTCAGCCTTGAAGGCTCGTAATACATTGGTGCTACATTTGGTGCAATTATGCCTCAGTTTGTCTTCAACTATTTACAACCCAATGCTTATAGCTcttataaaaatagttcaaactGTAGTATTTCTACGATTACACAAATTTCTTTAtgtattaataattttattcccCAAGTGTTTGAGTTCTTTAATTTATGGCCTTAGAGATCATACTATCAGACCTATTCTTCTGTCCCATCTAGGTTGTCATCTAAAACATAAA AAAGAGGGTAACGGAATGAAGATATTTGAGCCCATTAGTTTCTTTACAGAACagtga
- the LOC103459854 gene encoding olfactory receptor 4C11-like, with protein MSYVSQTNISVELQYQEFLERVITFTLCTIPSCVFLFINGTMLFTLRSKSVFCDTCRYILLFNLLIADTAQLAVCQVLFLLSVCRITLTYPVCGMLTVFANITNVISPLTLMVMSLEQYVAVCLPLRHAMIVTIRNTRLAIIAVWTSSSLHNIFRVILLLBFPFKDLDSLQMTNLCNEFNMLLGSRSKMYDNAFTGLLFASAAMAIISSYVGVIIAARSASTGKASALKARKTLMLHLVQLCLSLSSTIYNPMLIALIKIVQTVVFIRLHKFLYILMIIFPRCLSSLIYGLRDHTIRSMLLGHLDCQLKHKAVAVSG; from the coding sequence ATGTCCTATGTCTCTCAGACTAACATCTCTGTTGAGCTGCAATATCAGGAGTTTCTGGAAAGAGTGATCACTTTCACTTTATGCACAATCCCATCCTGTGTGTTTCTCTTCATTAATGGAACCATGTTGTTCACTTTAAGgagtaaatctgttttttgtgaCACCTGTCGTTATATTCTCCTGTTTAACCTCCTAATAGCAGATACTGCACAGTTAGCAGTATGTCAAGTTCTGTTTCTACTTTCTGTTTGTCGAATTACACTAACATATCCGGTTTGTGGMATGCTAACTGTTTTTGCAAATATCACAAATGTAATCTCTCCTCTAACGCTGATGGTGATGTCTCTGGAGCAGTATGTAGCTGTCTGCCTCCCTTTGAGRCATGCTATGATCGTCACCATCAGAAACACGAGACTGGCAATTATTGCAGTTTGGACTTCCAGTTCATTACATAATATTTTTCGTGTTATATTGCTGTTGRattttccttttaaagaccTAGATAGTCTacaaatgacaaatttatgCAATGAATTCAATATGCTGCTTGGATCGAGGTCTAAAATGTATGATAATGCTTTCACTGGGCTCCTGTTTGCTTCAGCAGCCATGGCAATCATTTCTTCCTACGTTGGTGTAATAATAGCAGCCAGGTCAGCATCTACAGGAAAAGCTTCAGCCTTGAAGGCTCGTAAAACACTGATGCTACATTTGGTGCAATTATGCCTCAGTTTGTCCTCAACTATTTACAACCCAATGCTTATAGCTcttataaaaatagttcaaactGTTGTGTTTATACGGTTACATAAATTTCTGTATATATTAATGATTATATTCCCCAGATGCTTGAGTTCTTTAATTTATGGTCTTAGAGATCATACTATCAGATCTATGCTTTTGGGCCATCTAGACTGTCAACTAAAACATAAAGCTGTTGCAGTCAGTGGTTGA